A genomic region of bacterium contains the following coding sequences:
- a CDS encoding tetratricopeptide repeat protein: MRTPQWCFLVLMFLSAVPVLAQDPSNAYYQAGNTLYTQKNYDLAIRYYQAALQMNPNKWEADQGMGNCYYAKGDKAGALASYQRALAINPNNPQLSAFVQALQAQLPPQPAGMGNDLAASPAGNRAGQPGAVGRNPNLPKEGGLVIEGNLGVWMDSWQDIQDLYGSGSGGTPTGLKVDLGASLAVMPNFQVGVRLHGLMKQPEEIDDLGTTITFNETALGLAAVGEADIPIDNGINFLGSLELGFYTLIGSSVTSTATSNSDSLSGSGLGGSLSAGVELLMDPGKSWAVDLSLGYQMLSISPVTATPAQGNAYTIPKAAGGDWALDLSGPELTVGVRFF, encoded by the coding sequence TTGAGAACTCCCCAATGGTGTTTCCTGGTCTTGATGTTCTTGTCCGCAGTCCCGGTCCTCGCCCAGGATCCGTCGAACGCCTATTACCAGGCCGGGAACACCCTCTATACCCAGAAAAACTATGACCTGGCCATCCGTTATTACCAGGCGGCCCTCCAAATGAACCCCAACAAATGGGAAGCGGACCAAGGAATGGGCAACTGTTATTACGCCAAAGGGGACAAGGCCGGCGCCTTGGCCAGTTATCAAAGGGCCCTGGCGATCAACCCGAACAATCCCCAGCTTTCCGCTTTTGTCCAAGCCCTCCAGGCCCAACTCCCGCCCCAACCGGCCGGGATGGGGAATGACCTGGCGGCGTCCCCAGCCGGGAATAGGGCGGGGCAACCTGGGGCGGTAGGCCGGAATCCCAACTTGCCTAAGGAGGGAGGATTGGTGATCGAAGGAAATTTGGGAGTTTGGATGGATAGTTGGCAGGATATCCAGGACCTCTATGGAAGCGGGAGCGGGGGGACGCCCACGGGCTTGAAGGTGGACCTGGGTGCTTCCCTGGCCGTAATGCCGAATTTCCAAGTGGGCGTAAGGCTCCACGGTTTGATGAAGCAACCCGAGGAAATCGACGATCTCGGCACCACCATTACTTTTAATGAAACCGCTTTGGGACTGGCCGCGGTCGGCGAGGCCGATATCCCCATCGACAACGGCATCAATTTCCTCGGAAGCCTGGAGTTGGGTTTCTACACCTTGATCGGGAGCAGCGTCACCTCGACGGCCACCAGCAATTCGGACAGTTTGTCCGGGTCCGGTCTGGGCGGTTCCTTGTCCGCGGGAGTGGAACTCCTGATGGATCCCGGCAAGAGCTGGGCGGTGGATCTTTCCCTGGGGTATCAAATGCTCTCGATCTCGCCGGTCACCGCTACGCCAGCCCAAGGGAACGCCTATACCATTCCTAAAGCCGCCGGAGGGGATTGGGCCCTGGATCTTTCAGGTCCCGAACTGACCGTTGGTGTCCGCTTTTTCTAG
- a CDS encoding ABC transporter ATP-binding protein, with amino-acid sequence MNLSKNVLEVENVTLSFGGLVAVDDLSFTLREGEMAGLIGPNGAGKTTVFNILSGIYRPQRGDVRLLGRSILGLRPNEITRQGLVRTFQNIRLFKDLTVETNIQVAFHHSRPYGIGAVLAQSPRFRQVEKVFGEETQRLMEVLELTGRKDTLAGALPYGDQKKLEIARALATGAQVLLLDEPAAGLNPQESHWLMGVIQKVRKEFDLSVLLIEHDMKVVMGICERIQVMDHGVKIAEGTPQEIQKDPKVIEAYLGKRSKDPGDHA; translated from the coding sequence TTGAACCTGTCTAAGAACGTATTGGAGGTCGAGAACGTCACCCTTTCCTTCGGGGGGTTGGTGGCGGTGGACGATCTTTCTTTCACCTTGCGGGAAGGGGAAATGGCCGGGTTGATCGGCCCCAATGGCGCGGGCAAGACCACGGTCTTCAACATCCTTTCCGGCATCTACCGGCCCCAACGAGGCGATGTGCGGCTATTGGGCCGGTCCATCCTGGGGCTCCGGCCCAATGAGATCACCCGCCAAGGGCTCGTGCGCACCTTCCAGAACATCCGCCTCTTCAAGGACCTAACGGTCGAGACCAACATCCAGGTGGCCTTCCACCATTCCAGGCCCTATGGCATCGGGGCGGTCCTGGCCCAAAGCCCCCGGTTCCGCCAAGTGGAGAAGGTCTTTGGCGAGGAGACCCAACGCCTGATGGAGGTGCTGGAATTGACGGGCCGCAAGGACACGCTGGCGGGGGCGCTTCCCTATGGGGACCAGAAGAAACTGGAGATCGCCCGGGCCCTGGCCACCGGCGCCCAGGTGCTGTTGTTGGACGAGCCGGCGGCGGGGCTCAATCCCCAGGAATCCCATTGGCTCATGGGGGTCATCCAGAAGGTCCGAAAGGAATTCGACCTTTCCGTCCTCCTGATCGAACACGACATGAAGGTGGTCATGGGCATCTGCGAGCGGATCCAGGTGATGGACCATGGGGTGAAGATCGCGGAGGGAACCCCGCAGGAGATCCAGAAGGACCCCAAGGTCATCGAGGCCTATCTTGGGAAACGATCGAAGGACCCAGGGGACCATGCCTGA
- a CDS encoding tetratricopeptide repeat protein, with amino-acid sequence MKFFRPFSFFLVLLALPVLVRAQDQSNAYYQAGNGLYAQKNYDQAIRYYQAAVQVNPNFWQADQGMGNCYYAKGDKANALASYQKALAINPNNPQLSTFVQSLQAEVGAAPVSPMDGTSPAMGAGGPAASSSAKNLELDFGAGAGLASSASAGGASADFGFGFGGKARGLYLLPGGLGLGLSADYYTFSKTPQGSTTSFSYNFLDLTAAVKYKFDAGGFKPYVTGGVGMSFLSAGGGSNSQSESDPVIQFGGGAMIPGGPDMAFFAEVKYEMVMVGGKNGGPGLTYSFIPLEFGVSFDM; translated from the coding sequence ATGAAATTCTTCCGCCCATTTTCGTTTTTTTTAGTCCTACTGGCTTTGCCGGTGCTGGTGCGGGCCCAGGACCAATCCAACGCCTATTACCAAGCGGGCAACGGCCTTTATGCCCAGAAGAACTACGACCAAGCCATCCGTTATTACCAGGCGGCGGTCCAGGTGAACCCCAACTTTTGGCAGGCCGACCAGGGAATGGGGAATTGCTATTACGCCAAGGGGGACAAGGCCAATGCCCTGGCCAGCTATCAAAAGGCCCTGGCGATCAACCCGAACAATCCCCAACTCTCCACCTTCGTCCAATCCCTCCAGGCCGAGGTCGGGGCTGCCCCGGTTTCACCGATGGACGGTACTTCGCCTGCGATGGGGGCGGGCGGTCCTGCCGCCTCCTCGTCCGCGAAGAACCTGGAATTGGATTTCGGAGCAGGTGCAGGGTTGGCCTCCAGCGCTTCGGCAGGCGGAGCAAGTGCTGATTTTGGATTTGGGTTCGGCGGCAAGGCCCGGGGACTTTATCTTCTGCCCGGTGGGTTGGGATTGGGTCTTTCGGCCGATTATTACACCTTTAGCAAGACCCCTCAGGGCTCTACCACATCGTTCTCCTACAATTTCTTGGACCTGACGGCCGCAGTGAAATACAAATTCGATGCGGGAGGGTTCAAGCCCTATGTGACAGGTGGTGTCGGGATGTCCTTCCTTTCCGCTGGAGGTGGGTCGAATTCCCAATCCGAGAGCGATCCGGTCATTCAATTTGGCGGTGGAGCCATGATACCCGGCGGTCCTGACATGGCTTTTTTTGCCGAGGTCAAATATGAGATGGTCATGGTCGGCGGGAAGAATGGCGGCCCCGGCCTGACCTATTCCTTCATCCCCCTCGAGTTTGGCGTCAGCTTCGATATGTAG
- a CDS encoding HAD family hydrolase: MDLLIFDFDGLILDTESADFQATSELYASHGVELPLELWARNVGTQNGHFDVYGYLEERSGKALDHAKVRQERHRRVLELLEPMPPRPGVVEYFEEARRQKITLALASSSPQDWVMGHLARLDLSHWFHSIRTANDVENVKPHPELYELTLMFMGVRPERAMAFEDSPNGIAAARAAGVYCVAVPNSVTRNLPLDHANHRIESMAEVSLRELLYQKQLGKI; encoded by the coding sequence ATGGACCTTCTCATCTTCGATTTCGACGGCCTCATCCTCGACACCGAGAGCGCCGATTTCCAGGCGACCTCGGAACTCTATGCCTCCCACGGCGTGGAACTGCCGCTGGAACTTTGGGCCCGGAACGTCGGCACCCAGAACGGCCACTTCGACGTCTATGGCTACTTGGAGGAGCGATCGGGCAAGGCCCTGGACCACGCCAAGGTGCGGCAGGAGCGCCACCGGCGCGTGCTGGAGCTGTTGGAACCCATGCCGCCCCGCCCCGGCGTGGTGGAGTATTTTGAGGAGGCCCGCCGCCAGAAGATCACCCTGGCCCTGGCCTCCAGCTCGCCCCAGGACTGGGTGATGGGCCACCTGGCGCGGCTGGACCTTTCCCATTGGTTCCATTCTATCCGTACCGCCAACGACGTCGAGAATGTCAAACCCCACCCGGAACTTTATGAGTTGACGCTCATGTTCATGGGGGTCCGCCCCGAACGGGCCATGGCCTTCGAGGACTCCCCCAACGGCATCGCCGCCGCCCGGGCGGCGGGGGTCTATTGCGTGGCGGTGCCCAATTCGGTCACCCGGAACCTCCCCCTCGACCACGCCAACCACCGGATCGAATCCATGGCGGAAGTGAGCCTACGGGAGCTTCTCTACCAGAAACAGCTTGGGAAAATATAA
- a CDS encoding cytochrome c biogenesis protein ResB, which produces MNPFKENRILRFLGSVQLALPMLLVLAVLLAAGTIVESRFSTAVAKRFVYGTWWFGSFLVLLGINLICSAFSRFPWKKYQTGFVVTHLGIVCILAGSFATQQWGLDGQIALQEGGEGHSFQQDKPTLYYQSGDGPVEKIPAAFPFRVPDPDHPFRTQVEGGGLLMVDQFYLNAQRTTQGRATAPGEKGYPAVHIQLDSSFVHQDTWLFQGHPDYGRIDLGPASVYFEGRDGKKGAQGRAGPYPPNALVVIRDKDGLKFKTRFHGQWQAPQTVQPGQAYATGWMDMQFRVREFLPSAQPESTFLPLPLDSQKDLTPALHYEFLKGAEHEQGWLGYQDQPVSFLLPDKGYFSMAYGPQRLNLPFAIHLTHFEVGFDPGTEKAASYTSEINYIDPEQGVQTPYVISMNHPLHYQGYTVYQASYEKGPDGKYTSVFSVGMDPGLWLKYGGALVMVLGIILMFWFKNPAWGKKADDVQN; this is translated from the coding sequence TTGAACCCATTCAAAGAGAACCGGATCCTGCGCTTCCTCGGCTCCGTCCAATTGGCCCTCCCCATGCTCCTGGTCCTGGCCGTCCTTCTGGCGGCGGGCACGATCGTCGAATCCCGCTTCTCCACCGCGGTGGCCAAGCGCTTCGTTTATGGTACCTGGTGGTTCGGGAGTTTCCTGGTCCTCTTGGGCATCAATCTCATCTGTTCGGCCTTCTCCCGGTTCCCCTGGAAAAAATACCAGACGGGTTTCGTGGTGACCCACTTGGGGATCGTCTGCATCCTGGCGGGTTCCTTCGCCACCCAGCAGTGGGGGCTGGACGGCCAGATCGCCCTGCAGGAAGGCGGGGAAGGGCACAGCTTCCAGCAGGACAAGCCCACCCTTTACTACCAATCGGGGGACGGACCGGTCGAGAAGATCCCGGCGGCCTTCCCCTTCCGGGTGCCCGATCCGGACCACCCCTTCCGCACGCAGGTGGAGGGCGGGGGGCTCCTGATGGTCGACCAGTTCTACCTCAATGCCCAAAGGACGACCCAAGGCCGTGCTACCGCGCCCGGCGAAAAGGGATACCCCGCCGTCCACATCCAATTGGACAGTTCCTTCGTTCACCAGGACACCTGGCTCTTCCAGGGCCATCCGGATTACGGCCGGATCGACCTGGGGCCCGCCTCGGTCTATTTCGAGGGCCGTGACGGAAAAAAGGGCGCCCAAGGCCGGGCTGGTCCTTATCCCCCCAATGCCCTGGTGGTCATCCGGGACAAGGACGGATTGAAGTTCAAGACCCGTTTCCACGGCCAGTGGCAGGCCCCTCAAACGGTCCAGCCCGGGCAAGCCTATGCCACCGGATGGATGGACATGCAGTTCCGGGTCCGGGAGTTCCTTCCGTCGGCCCAACCGGAATCGACCTTCCTGCCCTTGCCCCTGGATTCCCAGAAGGACCTGACGCCCGCCCTTCATTATGAGTTCCTGAAGGGGGCCGAACATGAGCAGGGCTGGCTGGGCTACCAGGACCAGCCGGTCTCTTTCCTCCTGCCGGACAAGGGGTATTTTTCCATGGCCTATGGACCCCAAAGGCTGAACCTTCCGTTCGCCATCCACCTGACCCATTTCGAGGTCGGTTTCGACCCGGGGACGGAGAAGGCCGCGTCCTATACCAGCGAGATCAATTACATCGACCCGGAACAAGGCGTGCAGACGCCCTACGTCATCTCCATGAACCATCCCTTGCATTACCAGGGCTATACGGTCTATCAAGCCAGTTATGAGAAGGGCCCCGACGGCAAGTACACCTCGGTCTTTTCCGTGGGGATGGACCCGGGCCTCTGGCTAAAATACGGCGGCGCCCTGGTGATGGTGCTGGGGATCATCCTGATGTTCTGGTTCAAGAACCCCGCGTGGGGAAAGAAGGCGGACGATGTTCAAAATTAA
- a CDS encoding tetratricopeptide repeat protein has product MKLFRVFFASLLFLVAVRASAQDQSNAYYQAGNTLYGQKSYDQAIRYYQAAVQVNPNFWQADQGMGNCYYAKGDKANALASYQRALAINPNNPQLSTFVQSLQAQMPAQPAGMGNDLAAAPAGNPAAQPAAVAMDRNLPKEGHIVLEASEWSWAGSWTDIEKQTGGGTFSGTPLGVGLGLGAAYVFSPNIQVGAQLQFMLKQPEQVNYGTVQTYTFNENLLGGALEGEGVFPIGDGINFFGSLEAGFYTLIGSTLAGSGVFNETGDLAASGPGGKISAGVELLMDPNKTWALDIALCYQALSLSPVTETVGSTSGKLANADGSDASMDFSGPGLSVGVRIF; this is encoded by the coding sequence ATGAAGCTATTTCGGGTATTTTTCGCCTCCCTATTGTTTTTAGTCGCGGTTCGGGCCAGTGCCCAAGACCAGTCGAACGCCTATTACCAAGCCGGGAACACTCTCTACGGCCAGAAGAGCTATGACCAAGCCATCCGCTATTACCAGGCGGCGGTCCAAGTGAACCCCAACTTTTGGCAGGCCGACCAGGGAATGGGGAACTGCTATTACGCCAAGGGGGACAAAGCCAACGCCCTGGCGAGCTATCAAAGGGCCTTGGCCATCAACCCGAACAATCCCCAGCTTTCCACTTTCGTCCAATCCCTTCAGGCCCAGATGCCGGCCCAACCCGCCGGGATGGGGAACGACCTGGCGGCGGCTCCCGCCGGGAATCCGGCGGCCCAACCGGCCGCGGTGGCCATGGACCGGAACCTGCCCAAGGAAGGTCATATTGTCCTGGAAGCATCCGAGTGGAGCTGGGCGGGGAGTTGGACGGACATCGAGAAACAAACAGGGGGAGGCACTTTTTCAGGGACCCCCCTTGGGGTAGGCTTGGGGTTGGGTGCGGCCTATGTCTTCTCGCCCAACATTCAGGTCGGGGCCCAACTGCAATTCATGCTCAAACAGCCCGAACAGGTCAACTACGGGACCGTTCAGACCTACACCTTCAATGAGAACCTTTTGGGAGGGGCATTGGAAGGGGAAGGCGTTTTTCCCATCGGCGATGGGATCAATTTCTTCGGCTCCTTGGAAGCCGGGTTCTACACATTGATCGGGTCCACCCTGGCCGGATCCGGGGTGTTCAATGAGACGGGGGACCTTGCCGCCTCGGGCCCCGGAGGGAAGATCAGCGCGGGAGTGGAACTGCTCATGGATCCCAACAAGACCTGGGCCTTGGACATCGCCCTCTGTTATCAAGCCCTTTCCCTTTCCCCGGTCACCGAGACGGTCGGCAGTACCAGTGGCAAGTTGGCCAATGCCGACGGGTCCGATGCCAGCATGGATTTCTCGGGTCCGGGCCTTTCGGTGGGAGTTCGCATCTTTTAG
- a CDS encoding tetratricopeptide repeat protein encodes MTIRTISLSLFLLAVLSFLPGRLCAQNDHYPEYMEMGNKALATEKYDLAVDYFSSAIDDKEDCWQAYVGLGNCYYYQKKYKEALKSYERALKYHPDNPELARFVQNLRIKLGIFPTPTPVPTPTPWPLNAPLPGLPPLPPP; translated from the coding sequence ATGACCATCCGAACGATCAGCCTTTCCCTTTTCCTGCTGGCCGTCCTTTCGTTCCTGCCGGGACGCCTGTGCGCCCAGAACGACCATTACCCCGAATACATGGAGATGGGGAACAAGGCCCTGGCCACCGAGAAATACGACCTAGCCGTGGATTACTTCAGTTCCGCCATCGACGATAAAGAGGATTGTTGGCAGGCTTACGTGGGACTGGGGAACTGTTATTACTACCAAAAGAAATACAAAGAAGCCCTCAAGAGCTATGAAAGAGCCCTGAAGTACCACCCGGACAATCCCGAACTGGCCCGATTCGTCCAGAATTTGCGGATCAAGCTGGGGATCTTCCCCACCCCCACCCCGGTCCCGACCCCGACACCCTGGCCCTTGAACGCACCTTTGCCGGGCCTGCCGCCCCTGCCGCCACCCTAG
- a CDS encoding class I SAM-dependent methyltransferase: MFQKDYWEREDLKDRRSPDHPVVRHYALSKLEPLRKDLSLGPGSRILDLGCGNGYFSVRLNEMAPTVGVDFSRKMLGMNPLPWRFLMGAERLAFQDMAFDLVFCHALLHHVEDMDRVLKEMRRVSRRYVVVMEPNRNNPLMFLFSALVPEERRALKFSLGYLKERMERNGLRVTRAFAHGWTVPNKTPAFLLPLVKTLDFPQPWGMTHVLLAER; the protein is encoded by the coding sequence TTGTTCCAAAAGGATTATTGGGAAAGGGAAGACCTGAAGGACCGGCGCAGCCCCGACCACCCGGTGGTGCGGCACTATGCCTTGTCCAAGCTCGAGCCCCTGCGCAAGGACCTATCCCTGGGTCCGGGAAGCCGCATCCTGGACCTGGGTTGCGGGAACGGTTATTTCTCGGTCCGCTTGAACGAGATGGCCCCGACAGTGGGCGTTGATTTCTCACGAAAGATGTTGGGGATGAATCCCTTGCCCTGGAGATTCCTCATGGGAGCCGAAAGGCTCGCCTTCCAAGATATGGCTTTTGACCTGGTCTTTTGCCACGCCTTACTGCATCACGTGGAGGATATGGACCGGGTCTTAAAAGAGATGCGGCGGGTCTCCCGGCGCTATGTGGTGGTGATGGAACCGAACCGGAACAATCCCCTCATGTTCCTCTTCTCGGCCCTGGTGCCGGAAGAGCGGCGGGCCCTGAAGTTCTCCCTGGGCTATTTGAAGGAACGGATGGAAAGGAACGGCCTGAGGGTGACCCGGGCCTTCGCCCACGGTTGGACGGTGCCCAATAAGACGCCCGCGTTCCTGTTGCCCTTGGTGAAGACGCTGGACTTTCCCCAACCCTGGGGCATGACCCATGTCCTGCTGGCAGAAAGATAA
- a CDS encoding TonB-dependent receptor plug domain-containing protein: MKILLRAPFLLAALLLLPPLSAAQQATPGEDDGASLPEVVVTGAPVSQARVSRESMSRDELRSVPGTGGDILRALQSLPGVAVEGDLSGQLLVRGGGPQDNLYLLDRIPLAFPFHFGGLLSTVNSDLIHSVDFSTGGFGPQYGNVWGGVVDITQREPRRDRWGGRLEVNMLLSEGLVEGPVTRDSSLAVSGRRSYLELFGGVFAGSALTAIPTFGDYQAQYTWDPSPGTHFDLQAFGSDDRIGLTIDPASEAAQQDPALAGTFEFHNAFDSQGLNLRHKTGPDDLLWATLYHTNFSFETHLGADLHLDIGYEDWGGRFSWTRDLGSGDSLEMGLEVDHTLTGDHSYFVAIPGEGQPGFDVTGAARITADSTTLWTNFGAYAEQRFRWFDRKLEVAAGLRADQLDLNGHFTWGPRLSASYPIAPGTILKGSYGYYFQLPYQGPYLDKDFGNPGLRSERSIAWVLGLEKDLGEGWSARLEGYRKDLFDVVVGDPVLHYSNLGTGESEGLELFLRRAPTEGFFGWASYALSRSTRHNAPGETHVYDYDQPNIFTLVVGHQLDRGWDLGLKWRYSSGLPDTPIVGTTYDNANSRFLPVFGAVNSRRLPDYHRLDLSSSWTTTYDTWSWKVTLEVLNAYDHPNVLAYDYGAQYQYIGAPKPILQLPLLPYLGIEADF; the protein is encoded by the coding sequence TTGAAAATCCTCCTTCGAGCCCCGTTCCTCCTTGCCGCTCTTCTGCTCCTGCCCCCCCTTTCGGCCGCCCAGCAGGCGACGCCGGGAGAAGATGACGGGGCCTCCCTCCCGGAGGTGGTCGTCACCGGGGCCCCTGTGTCCCAGGCTCGGGTGAGCCGGGAATCCATGAGCCGGGATGAACTAAGGTCGGTCCCCGGAACAGGTGGGGATATCCTGCGCGCCCTCCAATCCCTCCCTGGCGTGGCGGTAGAGGGTGACCTTTCGGGCCAACTGCTGGTGCGGGGAGGAGGTCCTCAGGACAATCTTTACCTCTTGGACCGCATCCCCCTGGCGTTCCCCTTCCATTTCGGCGGGCTCCTCTCCACGGTCAATTCGGACCTCATTCATTCGGTCGACTTTTCCACGGGCGGCTTCGGCCCCCAATACGGCAACGTCTGGGGAGGCGTGGTGGACATCACCCAGCGGGAGCCCCGGCGGGACCGGTGGGGAGGGCGGTTGGAGGTGAACATGCTGCTCTCCGAAGGGTTGGTCGAGGGACCCGTGACCCGGGACAGCTCGTTGGCGGTCTCGGGCCGGCGGAGTTACCTGGAGCTTTTCGGCGGGGTTTTCGCCGGGTCCGCCCTGACCGCCATCCCCACCTTCGGGGATTACCAGGCCCAATACACCTGGGACCCTTCCCCGGGGACCCATTTCGACCTGCAAGCCTTCGGCAGCGACGATCGCATCGGGTTGACCATCGACCCGGCCTCCGAGGCGGCCCAACAGGACCCGGCCCTGGCCGGGACCTTCGAGTTCCACAACGCCTTTGACAGTCAGGGGTTGAACCTCCGGCATAAAACGGGACCGGACGACCTCCTTTGGGCCACCCTGTACCACACGAACTTTTCCTTCGAGACCCATTTGGGAGCGGATCTGCACCTGGACATCGGTTACGAGGATTGGGGTGGACGCTTCAGCTGGACCCGGGATCTCGGGTCGGGGGATTCCCTGGAGATGGGACTGGAAGTGGACCACACCCTCACCGGCGACCACTCCTATTTCGTGGCCATCCCGGGCGAGGGTCAGCCAGGGTTCGACGTGACCGGCGCCGCCCGGATCACGGCCGACAGCACAACCCTTTGGACCAATTTCGGGGCCTATGCGGAACAGAGGTTCCGGTGGTTCGACCGGAAACTGGAGGTGGCCGCGGGCCTGCGGGCCGACCAACTGGACTTGAACGGCCATTTCACCTGGGGGCCCCGTCTTTCGGCATCCTATCCCATCGCCCCTGGGACGATCCTGAAGGGCTCCTATGGATATTATTTCCAATTGCCTTACCAAGGGCCCTATTTGGACAAAGATTTCGGGAACCCCGGCTTACGTTCGGAACGTTCCATCGCCTGGGTCCTGGGGTTGGAGAAGGACCTGGGCGAAGGATGGTCGGCGCGCCTGGAAGGTTACCGCAAGGACCTTTTCGACGTGGTGGTGGGCGACCCGGTGCTCCATTACAGCAACCTGGGCACGGGGGAATCCGAAGGGTTGGAGCTGTTCCTTCGACGGGCTCCCACCGAAGGGTTCTTCGGATGGGCTTCCTACGCCTTGAGCCGTTCCACCCGTCACAACGCTCCCGGTGAGACCCATGTCTATGACTACGACCAGCCCAATATCTTTACCTTGGTGGTGGGTCACCAACTGGATCGGGGCTGGGACCTGGGTTTGAAATGGCGCTATTCGTCCGGGCTGCCCGATACCCCCATCGTGGGGACCACCTACGACAACGCCAATAGTCGGTTCCTTCCGGTCTTTGGGGCGGTCAATTCCCGGCGCCTGCCCGATTACCACCGTCTGGACCTCTCCAGCTCCTGGACTACGACCTATGACACCTGGTCCTGGAAGGTCACCCTGGAGGTCCTGAACGCCTACGACCATCCCAACGTCCTGGCCTATGACTATGGGGCCCAATATCAATATATCGGAGCCCCCAAGCCCATCCTCCAATTGCCGCTCCTGCCTTACCTGGGGATCGAGGCTGATTTTTAG
- a CDS encoding ABC transporter ATP-binding protein — protein MPETLLEIRDLTVFYDSIEALHGVTLRVEKGSIACLIGANGAGKSTVLRAISGLKKPAEGEILYQGRSILGQAPHELVRSGIVQCPEGRGVFPNLTVAENLDLGAFVRKDTKAIRSDLEHVHSLFPRLKEREQQSAGTLSGGEQQMLAIGRALMARPQLLLLDEPSLGLAPQVIELIFETIQRINQEGTTILLVEQNAQMALEVSRQAYVLETGRILLEGPADKISSDPKVKAAYLGEAL, from the coding sequence ATGCCTGAAACCTTGCTCGAGATCCGGGACCTGACGGTCTTCTACGATTCCATCGAAGCGCTCCATGGGGTCACCTTGCGGGTCGAAAAGGGATCCATCGCCTGCCTCATCGGCGCCAACGGGGCGGGGAAGTCCACGGTCCTTCGGGCCATCTCGGGGCTCAAGAAGCCGGCCGAAGGGGAGATCCTCTATCAGGGCCGATCGATCCTGGGCCAAGCGCCCCATGAATTGGTGCGTTCCGGGATCGTGCAATGCCCGGAAGGCCGGGGGGTCTTCCCCAACCTGACCGTGGCCGAGAACCTGGACCTGGGCGCCTTCGTCCGGAAGGACACGAAGGCCATCCGGTCCGATCTGGAGCACGTCCATTCGCTTTTCCCCCGGCTCAAGGAAAGGGAACAGCAGTCGGCCGGAACGCTCTCCGGCGGGGAGCAGCAGATGCTCGCCATCGGCCGCGCCCTCATGGCCCGGCCCCAGCTGTTGCTTTTGGACGAACCCTCCTTGGGCCTGGCCCCCCAGGTCATCGAGCTCATCTTTGAGACCATCCAAAGGATCAACCAGGAGGGGACCACCATCCTCCTGGTGGAACAGAACGCGCAAATGGCCCTGGAGGTCTCGCGCCAGGCCTATGTACTGGAAACGGGGCGCATCCTGCTGGAAGGGCCGGCGGACAAGATCTCTTCGGACCCCAAGGTCAAAGCGGCCTATTTAGGCGAAGCTCTTTAG